From Symphalangus syndactylus isolate Jambi chromosome X, NHGRI_mSymSyn1-v2.1_pri, whole genome shotgun sequence, the proteins below share one genomic window:
- the PIGA gene encoding phosphatidylinositol N-acetylglucosaminyltransferase subunit A isoform X3, which yields MELTGIDLLSGIIPELCQKYPDLNFIIGGEGPKRIILEEVRERYQLHDRVRLLGALEHKDVRNVLVQGHIFLNTSLTEAFCMAIVEAASCGLQVVSTRVGGIPEVLPENLIILCEPSVKSLCEGLEKAIFQLKSGTLPAPENIHNIVKTFYTWRNVAERTEKVYDRVSVEAVLPMDKRLDRLISHCGPVTGYIFALLAVFNFLFLIFLRWMTPDSVIDVAIDATGPRGAWTNNYSHSKRGSENNEISKTR from the exons GGATCGATTTGCTTAGTGGTATAATACCTGAACTCTGTCAGAAATATCCAGATTTAAATTTCATAATTGGAGGAGAGGGACCAAAGAGAATCATTTTGGAAGAAGTTCGGGAAAGATACCAGCTGCATGACAG ggtGCGTCTTTTGGGAGCTTTAGAACACAAGGATGTTAGAAATGTCTTAGTTCAAGGACATATTTTTCTGAATACCTCCCTTACTGAAGCATTCTGCATGGCGATCGTGGAAGCAGCCAGTTGTGGTTTACAG gttgtAAGTACCAGAGTTGGTGGAATTCCTGAGGTGCTTCCAGAAAACCTTATTATTTTATGTGAGCCTTCAGTAAAATCTTTATGTGAAGGATTGGAAAAGGCTATTTTCCAACTGAAGTCAGGGACATTGCCGGCTCCAGAAAACATCCATAACATAGTAAAGACTTTCTACACCTGGAGGAATGTTGCGGAAAGAACGGAAAAG GTATATGACCGGGTATCAGTGGAAGCTGTGTTGCCAATGGACAAACGACTGGACAGACTTATTTCTCACTGCGGCCCAGTAACAGGCTACATCTTTGCTTTGTTGGCAGTTTTCAacttcctcttcctcattttcttgagATGGATGACTCCAGATTCTGTCATTGATGTTGCAATAGATGCCACTGGGCCACGGGGTGCCTGGACTAATAACTATTCTCATAGTAAAAGAGGGAGTGAGAATAATGAGATATCTAAAACCAGGTAG